GTCATTCGGCTGATCGGTAATGCAAATAATATTTCCCCAGCTGGTGCTCATTTTTCGTCCGTCTGTTCCGTCCATTAATTTAAATGTAATTATATCTTGCGGTTTTTGATTATACGCTTTTTGTAAAACGCGCCCAGCCAAAATATTAAAAAGCTGATCGCTTCCTCCGATTTCTATATCGGATTTTATGGCAACACTGTCATACCCCTGCATTAAAGGGTAAAGCATTTCGCGAAGAGAAATTCTGACCCCTTCTTTATATCTTTTTGAAAAATTGTCCCTATCTAAAATTTGCGCGATTGAAAAATTATCTGCTTGATTGCAAATATCAAAATAATTCAACTTGCCAAGCCATTCGCTGTTATAATGTACTTCCGCTTTTTTAACATCAAAAATTCGCCCTATTTGCGGAAGATAATTTTCCATATTTTTTTTAATTTCTTTATAAGTCAACATTGGACGTTCTTTTGTTTTATCAGAAGAATCACCTATTTGCGCCGTAAAATCCCCAACTATTAAAACAATTTTATGTCCCAGCTCTTGAAATTTCGCCAACTTTTGCATTGTTGACGCTCTTCCTAAATGAATTTTAGGACCTGTTGGATCAATGCCGTATTTAATCCTTAATTTTTTCCCTGATTTTAATTTTTCTTCCAAATCTTTTTTAACAATCAAATCAACGGTTCCTCTATTTAACAGCTCTTTAATTTTTTGCTCTTTTGTTTTTTTATCCATAAAAAAAATAATAAATATTANNNNNNNNNNAAATATTATTTTAATAATAACAAAATAATTATAAAAAATCAATAAAAAATTTATTTTTTAGAATTTATATCTGATATTTTTATAACCATTCCTTCAACTAAGGCAATACTTATTTTTTTATACGCAATATTTAAAATACGTTGAAATGTGCTTTGAGATGTATTCATTTTTTTTGCGCATTCGGTCTGGTCTAAGTCCTCTATATTTTTTAATCTCAAAACCTCTAATTCTTCAATAGATAATTCAACTATTTTTAAATCTCGCATAGGGATACCTCGCGGTTTAAAATAATTTATTTTGTGGCAAAATCTTATTCTTCTCCGAATTCTTGGACGACCTAATTGTTGATTAATATTATTTTTCATAAATTTATTTATAAATAAAAATTAAGATAATTTTTATAAAAATTATCTTAATTTTTTAAAACTTATCTTCTTGCTCTTCTATTCTCTTGTCCTAAACCTCTTCCTAAACCTCTTCCTAAACCTCTTCCATTACCGTAATTTCTGTTTGATAAATCTTTTTGAGATTTTTCATTACATTTTCCTAAACCTCTTCCAGTCATAGGACCTTCCCCATTTGGTCCTGTTTGATCTTTATTTGGCATATATTTATTTTGTAAAAAATCGTAAAATCACATTTAATTATATTTTGGAATATTTACAATTTTTTAAATTAATTAACAATATTTAATTATTTATAAGTATATACCCATAAATATATTTTGTCAAGTATTTATAATTATAAATTTTTGTTTTTATTCTAAATGAACATTTTTATTTAATTCATCCATCTTTTTCTTCAGCTCTGAAAATTTATTTAAAGTTAAATCTAAATTTAAAATATATTCAGCAGAAACTTTTGCTTTTTCAATAATTTTGTAATCAAAAAGAGTCGCTATTTTAAATTCAGATATTCCTGACTGAATTTTACCATAAATTTCTCCATAACCTCTAAATTCCAAATCTATTTTTGCTAATTCAAAGCCATCATTGCATTTTACTAATGCCTCAAGCCTTTCCTGTGTTTTTTCACTTAAATTTTCATTAAACAAAAAACAATACGACTGAAAATCGCTTCTACCAACTCGTCCGCGAAATTGATGAAGTTGTGCCAAGCCAAATCTTTCCGCTCCCTCTATAATCATTATTGAAGCGTTTGCGACATCAACCCCGACTTCAACAATAGAAGTCGCCACTAAAATTTTTATCTTATTAGTTAAAAAATCTGACATTATTTTTTCTTTTTCCTTTGTTCTTAATTTCCCGTGTATTACTCCAATTTTAAAATCTAAAAAAATTTTTTTGCTTAATTTTTCATATTCTTCCTTAACTGATTTTACTCCAAGTTTATCGCTTTCATTAATCAACGGACAAACAACAAAAACTTGGCGTCCTTGATTTATTTGATTGCGAATAAAATTATAAGTTTTTTCTCTTTCTATCGGTTCAATAATTTTTGTTATAACTTTTTTCCTTCCTTTTGGCATCTCTTTAATAATACTTAAATCTAAATCTCCATAAAGCGCTAAATGCAATGTTCTTGGAATCGGCGTCGCTGTCATTGACAAAAAATGCGGAACTGTTTTTTTATTTCCTGATTTTTCTTTTAAACTTTTTCTTTGTTCAACTCCAAAACGATGCTGTTCATCTATAATTGCTAAACACAAATTTTTAAAATCAACTTTTTCTTGAATCAAAGAATGTGTTCCAACCACAATATCTACTTCTCCATTTTTTATTTTTTTAATAAAATCGTTTTTTTTAATTTTCTTTTTTTCTGAACAAATTTTTTGTTCAGTTCTTGTAAAAAGTCCTATTTGAATTTCAAAATTTTTATACAACTCTTGCAATGATTTAAAATGCTGTTTAGCCAAAATTTCTGTCGGAGCCATATATGCCGACTGTTTTTTATTTAAAACCGTATTTAATATAGCAATAGCAGCCACGACTGTTTTGCCAGAGCCGACCTCGCCTTCAATTAATCTATTCATCGGATAACTTTTTTGAGTATCTTTTAAGACTGCCCATGCTGATTTTTTTTGGTCATCAGTTAATTTAAATGGCAATGAAGAAACAAAACTCTTTATTTCGTTTTCCTTAAATTCAACTTTTTCAGCCAAGGAATTTTTAATTTTATCTCTAATAATAAAAGTTTGCAATTGAGCTAAAAACAATTCATTAAATTTTAATCTAATACTCGCACTGTTAAGCTTAACTTTGTTTTCAGGAAAATGGACTTGGCGCAAAGCTTGCGATAAATCCATAAAACGCAAATCTAATTTTATCTTTAACGGCAGCCAATCAATAATATTAACGGCTAACGGCAAAACTGATCTTATTAAAAATCTTATTTGCTTATTAGTAATGCCTGCTGTCAAGTGATAAACAGGCGCCAAGCAAGCTGTATTTGAAGTAAAATTCTTTACTTTCTCATATTCGGGGCTGATCATTTGCAATGTATTGTAATCTGCGTTGACTTTTCCTGATAAATAAATATTCTCGCCTTGCCTGATGTTTTTAGTCAAATACGGCTGATTAAACCAAATAACTTTTATAGAATCGCTTTTATCTGAAATGATTGCTTCAGTAATATTTTTTCTTTGCCTTGGACTTCTCCTATTTTGAATCAGATCAACTCTGCCAGAGATAGTAACCATATCTCCTGGAATTAGATCTTTAATTTGCTTTATTTGGCTGAAATCATCATATCTAAAAGGATAATAAAAAATGAGATCCTCAATGGTCTCAATTCCTATTTTTTTTAATTTTGAAGACAGTTTTTTCGCTATTGGTGAAATATTTTCCGCCTTGTCTAATAAAGTTATCATAAATATTTTATGTGCGTTCCCACCAGGAATCGAACCTGGATCGCAAGATCCGCAATCTTGTATTTTATCCATTAAACTATGGGAACAAGGATGCTAGGCCGTACAAAAATTTTATAGTTTCATTAATCTGCCGAATTCCTCGCTTGCTGAAAGCCCTTCTTTGTTCAAATTTTCCTCTAAATATTTTAATAAAATATCTCTTATGTTTAATGGAGAAATATTGTCGGCAAAAGGAATAATCAAAACTGTTTTTAAAACATTATCAATTTCAAAATAAAGGTTTTTTGTTTCAGGCGGATCATAAACTATCGAAAAATTATTTATTTCACTATAATTATAAAATTTTTTATTTAATTTAATGCCTTTTTCCATAATAAAAAAATTCATTTCCAATGGCTCTTTTTTATGTGAATTCAAGATAATAAGCGCCACCATAATAATTATAATCGGAAACAAAAAATTATTAGTTTTAATGCTAAATATTAAACAAATAAAAATAAAGACAAAGACAAAGACAAACCAAGAAATATTTCTCTTGTATTTCACGTATTCTGGGAAACTCCATTTTAACAATTTTTTTTGTTTGTTATTCTCCTCCATATAATTACAACTTTTTTTGAATTGACAAAATAGAATATTATTCTATAATAATAACATATTATTTCACAAATTTTAAATTGTCAATTTTGCGTTATTTAGAATTATTGTTTAAAATATTAAATATTTATCTGTTTAGATAATTAAAATACTAAAATAATTTTGGAGAGGTGCCTGAGTGGTTGAAAGGGGCACCCTGCTAAGGTGTTGTGCCTTCACGGGTACCGAGGGTTCGAATCCCTCCCTCTCCGCCATTAATCTTTGGAGAGGTCGCATAGTGGTTGATTGCACCGGTCTTGAAAACCGGAGTCCGTTCACGCGGACCCAGGGTTCGAATCCCTGCCTCTCCGCCAAAAATCGCGCAGGGTTCATAACAAGCCAAGGATTATCCTTTAGCAATAACTATTCCATAAACTTTTCGCGCACCGTGTTGCTTCAAAATTTGCGCGCATTCATTTAAAGTGCTGCAAGTCGTGGCAACATCGTCAATTAAAATAATATTTCTATTTTTTAAGCTTTTGCCTTTATAGGCGAAAGCTTTTTTTAAATTTTTTATCCTCTCTTTTGCTTTTAATTTTACTTGCGGTGTTGTATAGCAAATACGCTGTAATTTTAAGCTTATTGCTTGCGGTAAAATTATTTTCTGTTTTGCCAGCTCTTCTAACAATAATTCTGACTGATTAAATCCACGATATCTTATTCGCATTTTATGTAAAGGAACTGGAAAAAATAAAGTTTTTTCAGTTAATATTTTTGAAATAGCTCCTATCTCTTGGCCTTTTTTAATATTAGATAAAACA
This portion of the Patescibacteria group bacterium genome encodes:
- the tyrS gene encoding tyrosine--tRNA ligase, encoding IFIIFFMDKKTKEQKIKELLNRGTVDLIVKKDLEEKLKSGKKLRIKYGIDPTGPKIHLGRASTMQKLAKFQELGHKIVLIVGDFTAQIGDSSDKTKERPMLTYKEIKKNMENYLPQIGRIFDVKKAEVHYNSEWLGKLNYFDICNQADNFSIAQILDRDNFSKRYKEGVRISLREMLYPLMQGYDSVAIKSDIEIGGSDQLFNILAGRVLQKAYNQKPQDIITFKLMDGTDGRKMSTSWGNIICITDQPNDIYGKIMSIKDELIIQYFELATDIPTREIKKMNDNLKNEKINPRDLKMNLGCEIVSMYYSKKEAEKAEQHFKNIFQKHQTPDKIKIFKVKIKKINIIDLLIKSKLCVSKSDARRMILQGGVKIDNKKITDSNKIIEINKEGKILQKGKRNFIKIIF
- a CDS encoding DUF134 domain-containing protein; the protein is MKNNINQQLGRPRIRRRIRFCHKINYFKPRGIPMRDLKIVELSIEELEVLRLKNIEDLDQTECAKKMNTSQSTFQRILNIAYKKISIALVEGMVIKISDINSKK
- a CDS encoding DUF5320 domain-containing protein; this encodes MPNKDQTGPNGEGPMTGRGLGKCNEKSQKDLSNRNYGNGRGLGRGLGRGLGQENRRARR
- the recG gene encoding ATP-dependent DNA helicase RecG, with protein sequence MITLLDKAENISPIAKKLSSKLKKIGIETIEDLIFYYPFRYDDFSQIKQIKDLIPGDMVTISGRVDLIQNRRSPRQRKNITEAIISDKSDSIKVIWFNQPYLTKNIRQGENIYLSGKVNADYNTLQMISPEYEKVKNFTSNTACLAPVYHLTAGITNKQIRFLIRSVLPLAVNIIDWLPLKIKLDLRFMDLSQALRQVHFPENKVKLNSASIRLKFNELFLAQLQTFIIRDKIKNSLAEKVEFKENEIKSFVSSLPFKLTDDQKKSAWAVLKDTQKSYPMNRLIEGEVGSGKTVVAAIAILNTVLNKKQSAYMAPTEILAKQHFKSLQELYKNFEIQIGLFTRTEQKICSEKKKIKKNDFIKKIKNGEVDIVVGTHSLIQEKVDFKNLCLAIIDEQHRFGVEQRKSLKEKSGNKKTVPHFLSMTATPIPRTLHLALYGDLDLSIIKEMPKGRKKVITKIIEPIEREKTYNFIRNQINQGRQVFVVCPLINESDKLGVKSVKEEYEKLSKKIFLDFKIGVIHGKLRTKEKEKIMSDFLTNKIKILVATSIVEVGVDVANASIMIIEGAERFGLAQLHQFRGRVGRSDFQSYCFLFNENLSEKTQERLEALVKCNDGFELAKIDLEFRGYGEIYGKIQSGISEFKIATLFDYKIIEKAKVSAEYILNLDLTLNKFSELKKKMDELNKNVHLE
- a CDS encoding ComF family protein, with amino-acid sequence MFKRLNNFIIDWLFPEECVICGASGRWLCNDCLENIEFSPINSCPFCHKFSFLGLTCEKCKKEKCLDGIFCHSSYKNLIVKKIIHHYKYNYLLDLKFILADMIANVLSNIKKGQEIGAISKILTEKTLFFPVPLHKMRIRYRGFNQSELLLEELAKQKIILPQAISLKLQRICYTTPQVKLKAKERIKNLKKAFAYKGKSLKNRNIILIDDVATTCSTLNECAQILKQHGARKVYGIVIAKG